From the genome of Nicotiana tabacum cultivar K326 chromosome 17, ASM71507v2, whole genome shotgun sequence:
TTAGCCTTGTCATCTAAGATAGAAATATTAGTTTTACCTGCAAAATTCTTAATGTTTTCACATGTGTCCTTGTTGATTAGTTTTAGGATCTGATCATACTGCTCCTGAGTAAACATGATTGGCATTCCATGTGATGTAGTGCATGTTGCTGTATTCATCATATGTTGCCCTTCTTGTGATGCTGCATTGACCATTGGGTAGGTAACTGAAGGTTGTCCTTCTTGTGTTGTAGCATTAGCCATAGATCGTTGAGGAAAACCTCTTGTTCTATTCCTCTTTTTGAAGTCAGCTGGGTAACCATGCAATTTGAAACAAGTCTCTCTAGTGTGTCCTTTATAGTTGCAGTAGTCACAAAGCAAATTACCTCTTCTAGGGTTATAGTTGTTCTATATATTCGTTCCTTTATTAGTTTACAGTGTTGTTCCATCTCCTATATCAACTGCTTATGAGAATTTTCCTAGTGCTTTTTAACTCTCTTCAGAAGCTATCATCGAGTAGGCCTTATTAACAGTAGGCACTGGGCTCATCATCAGAATTTGGCTTCTAGGTTGTGCATAAGACTCATTAAGTCCCATTAAGAATTGCAACAACCTTTGATATTCAAAATGCTCAAAATAGTTCTTAGATTCTAGGCAATCGCAACCAGGACATGGCATTAATGCATCATATTCCTCCCAAAGGTCTGTCAACTTTGAGAAGTATGAAGAAACAGAAGAAATTCCATGTGACAAAGTGGCTATCTCCTTGtgcaaaaagaaaatacaagatCCATCAACCTTATCATACTTACCCTTCAAATAAGTCCACACCTTATGTGCACTCAACTTATACACAATTCCACTGAGCAATCCTTTGCTCACAACATTCATTATCCATGATAATACTATACCGTTACATTTCTCCCAAAGCTCATGCAGAGATCGGTGAAATTTATCCTTGGTACAACGACCATCAACAAAACCTAACTTACTCTTTTCAATTAGACCTCTTTTCATCGATCTACTCCATAGTGCATAATTTTCAGTTCCAGTTAGTTTAATCGAAATCAAGGAGCTACCTGGAGTATCACATGGGTGTAGATACAAAGGATGATGGTGATCTATGGTTGTTCCTCTGCTGGTTCCAGTCGAGGTTTCCTCTCTAATTGCCATCGTTGACGAGTTCAATGGAGTTAATTCCTCGTTTCAGTGAATTACAAGCTCGCTAATTGCAAATCAAAAAGGAAATGCAAACCCTATCTGAATGAATCAAAAAAGGGAAAACATGAACAATCAGTAACCGAATGAATTTGCAGAAAACAGAGAATGAAGATCACAGTGAGCGTGAATCTAActcctgtgctctgataccataatgAGAATCTGAGATTAACTTGATAGAAGGAGAAGAGAAATGTGCGAGAAGATTCTAGAACAAGAGCTCCATTGGAGAGCAAAAATGAGCTAAGATATTTTCTCAGAATCTAATGAATGCAATGACTAATGGTCTATATATACTCACTAACTAAGGTTAACTAACTCTACTCTTCTGTTAATTCCTAACTACCATTCACATAATTAGTTATAACTAACATCCCTACTAAACTCGTTGGCTCACATGCCAATCACGTGCCACTTCTATCTCCAATAAAACAGAACCAGGAATCTCAATCACTTTCTGCTCTCAAACTTGTATGGTGCTATTGCCACTGCCTGAACATTTCAATCCTTACTTCTTTGGTCCTACAAAAAGAAGTATGCATTTGGTTCAAAAATTTGTTTGAAATTGATGGCATAATAATGACAAATTCCGTATAATCTGGGATTAATTGATTCTTTTTTTATTCGTAACTATGAGCGATCCTATGTTCCAGACCCGAGATATTCTCTTATGAGCAGTTCCAGAACTAATAGTTAGAGTACTAATTTTCTTAGCTTCGAATGTATTTTACACACTATTATTCACTTTCTTTACTGACACCTGTTGCAGTTTAATTCatgagtttattttttttttctaatacagagagagaaagagagagccGTTGAGATGGAAAAATGTTGAGCTAAGTGTACTGGCAGGGgatgcttcatttattttacTGATGAACTCAAGACATACTTGCAGAATTTTCTAGCAATATTTCTTTCcactaaataatgaaattaagggtgtgtttggtaggaaggaaaatattttttaattttttcatgtttgattggcttaaatgttttggaaaatattttttccatgaactcatttttctccagttggaggaaaatatttttcctatcAAGGGaagggaaaataattttcaaaactcatTTTCAACATTCCCCACCCTATTTCCCATCCCCACCAACCCAACCCACCCTATTCCCCATCTCCACCAACCCCCACCAACCTACCCCTCCACCCCCTCCCACcccaccctaaatagaaatattatcaatagtactttcttttcatgttatagatagagtactttttttttatttcaacaaatgagtattttcttttcatagtATAAAAAaggtattttctttcatttcaacaaaaagagttttttcttttcatgacgtagaaaaaatattttctttcatttcgacaaaaaaataatttattttcatgTTATAGAAAGGGTACTTTCTTTTCAACtaaaataaagtattttcttttagttatggagcataaattttaatattattttttttgtaaaaaaaagtaaaacaacaCATTAGTTCTTTGGGTATGTATGAATTTTTAGaacaataattaaattcttgaagaaaatagagtcttCAAATTGTtggatattttttcttttttgttgtgtgTGTGGGGTGGGGTTGGGGGGGGGAGAGGAGAGGAGAGGGAGAGCACAAGAAACATGGGGACTTGGGAGAAGCGGgatgaggagagtagcataaaaaaatattttcctaaaaataaatTCTACTCTCTAATCAaatatttgaaagtattttccggaaaatatttttcactcacgaaaaataagtgataaaaccactcatttttcatggaaaatactatgaaaaatattttccttcataccaaataCACCCTAAGTGTTTACGATTTCAAGTGTGGGTCTCTTAGGTAGGGGTGTAAAAAGAAAACCGACAAActgcaccaacccgataatccgagtcaaaccgagaaaaaaaaccgactatgatttggtttgatttggtttggtgttgaaaaaaaaaaaccgaccataattggtttggtttggttttaactaaagaaagtcaaaccgaaaccaaacaaacccgacattacatatataaattttttagatatatttaatatataaatatatttattgtgatgtaatttataaatatttcttaaacattttcataattttatcttttaaggtattatttcaaggttgaacttagaacttttgaatgttccaataagttttatagccattaatattagtaacataaataatgctaacaaaagcccaaaccaaaatcaaatcaatattaatgctaacaaaagatattcaattcaatacttcgaacaacaatgtattgaatatctattttttgttttgcaataatttagataaaaatgcataactatttttattttttctttagtgtttagtcatgtaattaatactcccttattagtctacttattttagcatgacttagtacttttagattatgtttatttttattatggcttttaattagcaatatttatattacataattttattgtttttattgttgaatattttaggataatgccatgacacatctcattttttgtataattttcttggaaaatgccttatatagttgtatcttactaggattaaagaaatattttgagcacaagttatatgttttgtgctacgaagattttaccgaaAAAAACCCGAATAATCcaaaaacccgagaaaaatcgagattgaaaaacccgaattttattggtttggtttggtctttagatttaataacccgacacaataggtttggtttgataattgcaAAATTCGAACTAACCTGatctatgtacacccctactctTAGCTATTTCTTTGTAGATAATACATGCTTAGATATCTGCTACAGAACATTAGTGATGTTTTTCTGACCACAAAAATAAGGACAatagaaatagaaagaaaaagaaaggacaGACAAGTTGCTAGACAAGCAGTCAAATGAGATAAATGTCGCAGATCATTTAGTGTTTCCGTTGCACTTTTATCTGATAGAAATCATATATGTGGCTCAAAGTTTATGGTTCTACTTCTACCTATTGAAAGTTCTTTTTGTCGCTGGCCTCCATTATACCATTCGTTTGACAAATCCCAGATAACAAAGTAATTAATTGTTTCCATATGAATAAATACGAGAACGAATAACGATGTTCTTTACAGCCACTGAAATTTTTTTTGATCCTCAATTACAAAAAGCTCTCATTCCGTTTCAACCAAGCTCTGTTTCACAAAAATTCTTGATGCAATTGACAACACAGTATTTTAGCCTATGATAGAATGGAATACAACATATTGTATCTTTACAATGCTTGCCCTCTCCACAACATAAAAAATCAAGACATCTCTATTCATATCAACGCCTACAATCATTGGATCGAAAGTCAAGACCACACTGTCCATGCCTTATGAATCTAAGAAATTCCAATTAGCAAGTCAAATGAATTGGTGCGCGTAACCAAACACTATCATCTACAGTATAAATTATAAAACGTGTTGTCACATATTATCTGCTCAACTACTTTTGCAAGTTTAAAAGATCAATTACATACTTTATGCGCACACTGACGATAATCAGCACAATGTGAAGCGAATGCTTGAGCACTGATGTAAGTCCAAGAAACGAGTGCCTCGACTTTGAAGGTGAAGAAAGGGGCAAGGGATACACAGAGTATGGGATTTCATGAACTTATTTAATGAGTTCTAAAATTCAGACATAGTCTGTTCTCTATAAATATAGAAGACACTGAGCTTGTAACATATTATCAGCTCTTGTTTAAAGCACAATCAAGGAGTCAAATATGTCAGGTAAAGTCGTTTAATTGTTACTATGCTCTTCTTATAATAATGAACCGAACAACCACCCTCCATGTAATTTGTCCACACGCCCGGATGACGAAATCCAAGATACCTCGTCTCATGGGTCCTAACATCATAAGAGACTAGGCGAGAATGTTTAGTTGCAAAAATAACAGTGTATGGATTCCAACACTTAAACTTTGAAAAGCATTGAAAGGTAAGAAGTTTGTTCCAAACCCCTGGTTGGATCATTACCCATAAATGATTAAAAAATCCATCAACACTGTTCAAGAGGGCAATGGAGTCATCAAGTAATGTCAAATTCAGCCTCCAATGATTGGACGCGGAGCATCTGGCCCTCCAATCTCTACAAACACCTCTTTGCCAAAGTCAAAGGAAAGAATGCTACACTTGCATCTTTCCCCTTTTAGCAGCCAGTAATAAGCTCCATTCAGGTAAGCAGTACCAAGGGCTTCTATACAGTATTTATATATGAAGATATCATGATTTTCAGGTTGAAGTATTCTCCATGAGTCCCTCGAACAGGAATAGACGGCTGCATATGCTTGAGGGACCCTACGATTTCTGATGTTATCCCAGAAAGACCGAAACCAAACCACCTTATAGTCATCTGTTGTTGGGTCTAATCCGAACCCAAAATTACAGCCTCTTTGTCTGAAAGATGGTTGAAGCTTGAACTCGGGTGAAGGAAGGGGCCTCACCTCCCGGGTGGCAGGATTCCACATAGCCAAGGAGATGTTGAATATGCTGCCATCAATTACTCTCTCCAATAAAAACAAGCCATCCACAGAACCTAAAAAGTATGTCATACCTCTGAACCTCTGGAGATAATCCGGATTTTCATGTACAACTGCAGCATCTGAAATCGAAATCAAAGTGATGGGAGGGGAATCATCTGGGGCACTATGATCATAAATCAGGATTTCGGGGGGCTTGTTCTTGCCGCTCCAATTCATGTGTTCTCTGATAAAGCTACGGCTCTTGATAATCTCGTACCAGTTCTTGCAGACGCACTTGAATCTCAACAAGGACTCCACCGGCAACCTGAGTAGAATCTCCATTGCCAAATCTTCAGGGAAAGCCCGACCATCATTATCTCTGGTGGCGGCCATAGCAGTGTCGGGTACAAAACTGCAATTAGCAGATGTTTCGACGGAGTGAGTTACctgttctttctctttttataGTAATATGTTCCGCATTCTTTTTTCCCCCCAGATATTCCCCATTCTTTTAGACTTTGGAGTTCCTGCTCCTAGCGGAATTCCTTAATAATCGAATtattttattatcattaaatTCTACATTTAGTATTTTACTGTCCGATTCTATTTGTTCTACCTTTTCCTTTGACTACTAAGGAGTACTAATTATTTTCTACCCGTGTTGCGGGTGTGCCTAATCAATGAATATaaatcttaattaattttaaagtgttAAAAGTTTTGAGTTCCAACATAgttttcaaataagaaaatatttaataaacaAAGTATAATTTTAGCTAATAAGAATTCTATTTTTAAAGTATTCGGATGAGAgaagaatttctacaaataaAACCTTAAGTTTAAAATATTAGGAATTCTAACATAgtaattcaaataagaaatttaattatttaaaaatcttaaatattaaaaaaataaaaaaaaacaattttatctattgtaaaataaatttaaaaaaataaaaaactcgaTCACTATGGACAGATTAACTTACTTGAATCTGCGTGGTGGTTCTGAGCAGTTAATTATCTTAATCTAGATCATATGCTAGACAGCTAGAGTGTACATTAACGCGGAGTAGTCTCTTTTTAATTTTGGAGAGTTTTTGATTGTCTATTTTGAAATTTGTTTGCTCATCAATCCATATAATATTGCTCGAGAGTCTATCTTATCATAATACCCTCTCTCTTCTTTAAGTTTTAGCGTCCGCTATGTAAATAATTCTCTGGATATATTTTGTTCATatcaaattaatattttttctcgTTTCAAGTTCATGTAAGTCTGAATTCATTAATTTTTTTACGGAAgtaatttcataatttttataatttgtgAAAATCAAGTTATTCAAATAAATTATACAAGGTAAATTTAAACTCCTAAATAATTGGACTTCATATCTTGTTCAAATAAGCAACtattaaataagaaaattttaagttgattttaaagtcctaagaTTTAGGAAAGTTACTTAAATTACGATTTTGactaatataaaatatattttgaaaatgtaaaaaaggcgaacgatatttcgctaaggtcattcgtgcttttaataaagtatataaatgtGATTGAATATTAAAtcttaataaaaattaacataattattatttaaaaatatatttgacttgtaaataatttttttaaaagtataaatttctaaaaatgGTAAATGTTTATCATATTTACCGAGCTTAATAAAAGAAGAATTTTATGTGGCAGAAGTTCTTGAATGCCTTATTGTAATTTTAAAACCCTAGACGGATACAGaaatagagaaagagagagggcAAAACTGTCTAGTCCACATGCAGGGTAAGGTCGACTACCATTACCGATGTTGGCCAGATGTGGATCCAAAATTTAATTTTcaaaaaagagataaagattTTGATTCTAACGGAGATAACTATGATCATGCTAGTTGCGGTGAAGTAGGCATGGGTATTAATGTCTAAGCCCACAATAAACATAAGATATATCTTTTGTTTCGGCAAGTAGGTAGAGGTTTAGATGGAGTGAATTACCGGTCCAATTCTCACTTTTATGTTGTTTGGGTTTAGGTGTGATATTGTTTTCCTAACTGACTTCTTCCTTAATTTGTGCTCTACCGTACCCCCATGCTATTGGGGTTGAAACTTGTTAGTTAATAAATGACATTTGTGTGTGAAAAATGCTATTTGGCAGTGGGCGCGGGGCGATTGCGGTGCGGGTTTAGATTCACAAAACTTCAACCCGCACCGCATTATAAATTTTTTTGTTTTCAACCCACCCCACCTAacaaaaatctttcattttcttttataagTTCTCTGTTTCGTCAAAAACAATTTGTTCTGTGCAATTTTAATTTACTGAAGTTTGCTAATTTAAGTCAATTACCAAATCTTCTCATCTATTTTTTTGGTCGTTGAACTGATATCTTAGCTAtgctatttatatattattatttaatcttaataaAAATTCATACTTTCAGATTTGGCTACTGGATTGATTTTGTTTTCTCTTATTGCTCTTTTAGTTAATAGCAACAGATTTATTTCAAaacgaaaaagggaaaaaaaacttgaatgaaaaaagaaaaagtggAAAAGAAAATTCAGATTTTTCCAGTTAATACTATAACCACGGCCTTCAACTATTAAACATCCAAAATCTCATTTTAAAGAAAAGTATGACAAGAAATGCTTCAACAGTCTATATACTCACCGGCAAATTTGCTTGAAATTGAAAACCCTCCTCACATTATTTTTAACCCGCAACCGCCCCGCAACTGCTTTTAGTTTTTAGAAGAATGTTCAGACCCGCCCCGCCCCGCACCCATCCCGCATTCATCTGCACCCGTCCCGCCCCGCATGATCTCAAACCCGCACCGTACCGCCCCGCACCCACACCGCCCTATTGCTATCCCTAGCTGTGTGATACACTACTGGCTGCAATATAAATAGAGCCAAAGCCTCAAATAAAATCTCATCCTTGCATACATATCTTTGAATACATAACAATATTACCGGTAATTACCACATTTTCTACTTTATGGTCTTCAGATTTAGTTGCAACACATTTACGTTTCAAGCTTCTTACTTTTTGTATCACTTGGCCAAAGACCATGGATGAAGAACTGTTTCTTAATACCAAAGATTTCAGTGACATCTCACAAAATGTTGGGAGCCTTGCCAGCAAGTTAGTGTCGAGAACTACTTGGTGTTTATTTTACGTACTGCATTAAAAAGAAACATTATGTCAAGGCCCCATATATTTTGTGAGATGTCATTGAGATCAGGAAATACTGCAAAATTGGAGTATTTATAAAGGAacgattcttcattcatggcttGTGGCTATGTGATGCAAAAGGAAAGCCTGACATGTCGATGTCCTGTACCTAAATATGACGACTAAAAAGTAAAGAATGTGGTAAGTGCTTGAAATTAAGACTAGCAAACGTGCGTGCTGAGTTAAGGTCCATATTTGCCGTGTTGTAATCTTAAAAAAAAGTTATATTTGCCCTTCATTGATATATTTATCGTTACCGTTCTATTTGAGTATCATATTTACCCATGTACTCTTCAAAAGGGTTATATTTGCCATCCGTTGTacttttttgacatatttatccttacaattatactttaggatcatatttgCCTCTCATATGTTAAATCGCCATGTCCCACCTTTGTTTTCATACATGGCGCCTATGtggatttctttttcttctaatttaaatatggtcacctatttaagataatttaaCCCGCCCATGTCCCACTTTAGGAATGACAAttgtgttggatatctatttttttagttttgtattgatttataatgaaaatgtataacctagtttatctttttctttatgcttagttgtgtaattaatagtacttattTTAGCACGACCTAtgtagtatttttaaattatgttaatttttattatggtgtattaattagtataatttttttttttacgatTTTATTATctatgttattgaatattttagtacaatgttaTGACTCATCCcatcttattattttattttcttgaaaaaattattatatagttgtatcctattagaactaaaataaatatttggagcacaagttacatattctATGTTATTAAGACTTTATTGGGAAAAAATCTGAAAAcccgaaaaaaaataaaaaatccgagattgaaaaatccgactttattggtttggtttggtttgatttataAATCTAAAAATCCGATACTATTGattttggtttggtaattgaaaaatccgactaacccgacctatgtacacccctactccTAAATATTAAAGAGAAATAAATTAACATATACGaaggtgaaataattaaataaatcaattAGAGATAACACTATAGTTTCGTTCACTCACTGTCCAAAATTTTCTCGCTCTCCGAAAAATATGGAGCTGACCCGGAGAAGAGAGATGGACGAgtgggaaggggggggggggggttaggaTTTTCATTTATTTCAGTTAGTGTGTCTTATTTAAATATGTATGGGTGGGCGGGttaaattatcttaaataggTGACCATATTTAAATTGTAAGAAAAAGAAATCCACATAGGCGCCTTGTAGGAAAACAAATGTGGGATATGGCGATTTAACGGATGAGGGGcaaatatgatcctaaagtataatTGTAAGTTTAAATATGTCAAAAAAGTATAACGAAGGGCAAATGCAACCCTTTTGAAGAGTACAGGGGCAAATATGATCTTAAAATAGAACGGTAagaataaatatatcaaaaaaataTAACGAAGGGTAAATATAACCTATTTTAAAGAGTACAAAGGCAAATATAATCCTTTTCCGGTGTTTTTTTATACGTGCTCTTTATGTTATTCTTCAAATGTGTGATTAACAGCATATAATATTGTTTCTTTCATGTGTGCTATTCCTTTGGAGAGAGATGCCATGAATCATATATTCCGTATTATaccaatataaaatataaaataaattatatattatagATACAACAATGCTAATTAAAGAAAAGGACAGCCATATATTCAAACAaaggtaaatttcacaaatggatatataactatgacttttttcatcaaagtcatataactttgttttctcacacaaaaatcatataactacGAACTTTTTTCATCAAAGTCACATAACtatgttttctcacacaaaaatcataaaatatttactaatcacacaaaaatcatagtgatcgaaaaatataattttttagtagtattttcttattttgtggttttttattttttattttcagtctaataaataataatccaaTTAAAATAGGAATGACTAAACTTGACCTGGCCTGCCCAACCCAATActcatatatataaattaaaataatactaaaagtaaATAGTAAATCCTTCAAAACATGttacttctatcttttatttttcttttcaagatttTTATTCAAATTGATAGCATTTTTATTTCAAGTACTCTCTAATTATACcttatatttctttattttttttgtcaGAATCTCATGCATTCCGAACTAAGTTTCTTATGGGGGAAgaattcacttttagtattattttaacttACGTATATGAGTATTGGGTCAGGCTGGGTTGGGTCATTCCTATTTTAAGgggaaaatataaaattaatcgGCTGGCCGAAAGTAATTGCATTTGCTAGCCAAAAGGCATAGCATACCTTTTCAAGTGCTTGTTTGGCTCTTTGATTAGCAGCTTTATACTTATCATTCTGTGAATAAAGTAAACCACTCATAAACACAAAAACTCAAATCAAACGAGAAaacgaaaaatatatatatatatatatatatatatatatatatatatatatatatatatatatatatatatatatataaaatattttatcaGCTATTATTTTTAGAAGCGGCTAAAAATATACTcatatttcttctattttaattgggtaattatttattagactgaaaataaaaaaataaaaaacgtaaaataagaaaatacta
Proteins encoded in this window:
- the LOC142172056 gene encoding uncharacterized protein LOC142172056 codes for the protein MAIREETSTGTSRGTTIDHHHPLYLHPCDTPGSSLISIKLTGTENYALWSRSMKRGLIEKSKLGFVDGRCTKDKFHRSLHELWEKCNGIVLSWIMNVVSKGLLSGIVYKLSAHKVWTYLKGKYDKVDGSCIFFLHKEIATLSHGISSVSSYFSKLTDLWEEYDALMPCPGCDCLESKNYFEHFEYQRLLQFLMGLNESYAQPRSQILMMSPVPTVNKAYSMIASEES
- the LOC107789179 gene encoding putative F-box protein At3g10430, encoding MAATRDNDGRAFPEDLAMEILLRLPVESLLRFKCVCKNWYEIIKSRSFIREHMNWSGKNKPPEILIYDHSAPDDSPPITLISISDAAVVHENPDYLQRFRGMTYFLGSVDGLFLLERVIDGSIFNISLAMWNPATREVRPLPSPEFKLQPSFRQRGCNFGFGLDPTTDDYKVVWFRSFWDNIRNRRVPQAYAAVYSCSRDSWRILQPENHDIFIYKYCIEALGTAYLNGAYYWLLKGERCKCSILSFDFGKEVFVEIGGPDAPRPIIGG